A portion of the Lysinibacillus timonensis genome contains these proteins:
- a CDS encoding ECF transporter S component, producing MRNQNMKLRSFVTIGMLSSIAFLLMLIKFPLPWFPVFLQIDFSDVPPLIAAITMGPVAGILVEFFKNLLDWIFSGAPTGIPVGHMANFATGILFILPVYYIYKKYTSIKGLVSGLVIGTIVMSVGMSILNYIAFLPMYTYLLGWGNFDMKETIILGILPFNIIKGILLMSVALVLFRTMKKWIENQRAQYLFQK from the coding sequence ATGCGTAATCAAAATATGAAGTTACGTTCATTCGTCACAATTGGAATGTTAAGTAGCATTGCATTTTTATTAATGCTTATTAAATTCCCGCTACCATGGTTCCCGGTGTTCTTACAAATTGATTTTAGCGATGTACCACCGTTAATAGCTGCAATTACAATGGGGCCAGTGGCTGGTATTCTAGTAGAATTCTTTAAAAACTTATTAGATTGGATCTTCTCAGGTGCACCGACAGGTATACCGGTAGGACATATGGCTAACTTTGCAACGGGTATTTTATTTATTTTACCTGTTTATTATATTTATAAAAAATATACATCAATCAAAGGGCTAGTATCTGGTTTAGTCATTGGTACTATTGTAATGTCAGTTGGTATGAGTATATTAAATTATATCGCTTTCCTTCCTATGTACACATACTTACTAGGATGGGGTAATTTTGATATGAAAGAAACAATTATTTTAGGAATATTACCATTTAATATTATTAAGGGAATACTATTAATGTCCGTTGCTTTAGTTTTATTCCGTACAATGAAAAAATGGATTGAAAACCAAAGAGCTCAATATTTATTCCAAAAATAA
- a CDS encoding TetR/AcrR family transcriptional regulator, whose amino-acid sequence MENKVVFTKKQQQAFKTRKKLLDAGREMFLQHGFQKCTMTQIIKHARVGYGTAYVYFPNKDTLFAEIIDHIVEEMIEVANIPFHPVSIDEAIEQIHHQTNQFLSAGLRKKEVFLVIEEALGLSPIVYQKWQNVRIEFIKSIEKDICFVQEKGLARDELTPAIIARSWFQLNEQMLWDLIKHEELDVAEVAQNITALYTKGLYR is encoded by the coding sequence ATGGAAAATAAAGTAGTTTTTACAAAAAAGCAACAGCAAGCTTTCAAAACACGAAAAAAACTATTAGATGCTGGCCGTGAAATGTTTTTACAACATGGATTCCAGAAATGTACGATGACTCAAATTATTAAACACGCACGTGTTGGTTACGGTACTGCTTATGTTTACTTCCCTAACAAAGACACTTTATTTGCTGAAATAATTGATCATATAGTAGAAGAAATGATAGAAGTTGCAAATATCCCTTTTCATCCCGTATCGATAGATGAGGCAATTGAGCAAATTCATCATCAAACGAATCAATTTTTGTCTGCAGGATTAAGAAAAAAGGAAGTGTTTCTTGTCATTGAGGAAGCATTAGGTCTATCACCAATTGTTTATCAGAAATGGCAAAATGTCCGAATTGAATTTATCAAAAGTATTGAGAAAGATATCTGCTTTGTACAAGAAAAGGGACTAGCGAGAGACGAATTAACCCCAGCAATCATAGCGAGAAGTTGGTTCCAACTAAACGAACAAATGCTTTGGGATCTTATTAAGCATGAGGAACTAGATGTGGCCGAAGTTGCACAGAATATTACTGCCCTTTATACAAAAGGCCTTTATAGATAG
- the kynU gene encoding kynureninase: protein MMEQNQLSRNYAEQLDQLDPLINYKEEFYMKDNVYYMDGNSLGLLSKRSERTLLALLDSWKEYGIDGWSKGEYPWFYLSEKLGEMCAPLVGAKAEEVIITGSTTSNLHQLLATFYHPEEGRTKIIADELNFPSDLYAIKSQISLRGLSPDEQLILVKSDDGHTLIEDQIIEALDEEVAVVILPSILYRSGQILDMKKLTEAAHQKGILIGFDLCHSVGSIPHSLHDIGADFAFWCNYKHLNGGPGSVAGLFVHEKHFGRTPGLLGWFGSDKTKQFDLEIDMTPAVTAGAYQLGTPHILSLAPLYGALEMFNEVGIEAIREKSLKLTTYMMELINAQLSEYGFAFGNPTREDSRGGHIFLVHDDAARICKALKSEGVIPDFRAPNGIRLAPVALYSSFTDVWETVRILKSIMEEKKYQRFENQRDVIA, encoded by the coding sequence ATGATGGAACAAAATCAATTGTCTCGTAATTATGCGGAACAGCTCGATCAACTCGATCCATTGATAAATTATAAAGAAGAGTTTTATATGAAAGACAATGTATATTACATGGATGGTAATTCGTTAGGGTTATTGTCCAAACGATCAGAGCGAACTTTGTTAGCTTTGTTGGACTCTTGGAAGGAGTATGGAATTGATGGTTGGTCTAAGGGGGAATATCCATGGTTTTACTTGTCTGAAAAATTAGGTGAAATGTGTGCTCCTTTAGTTGGTGCAAAAGCTGAAGAAGTCATCATTACTGGTTCTACTACTAGCAATTTACATCAATTATTAGCAACCTTTTATCACCCTGAAGAGGGAAGAACTAAAATAATTGCCGACGAATTGAATTTTCCTTCAGATCTTTATGCCATAAAAAGTCAAATTAGCTTACGTGGCTTGAGTCCTGATGAACAATTAATTCTCGTGAAAAGTGATGATGGTCATACATTAATAGAAGATCAAATTATTGAAGCATTGGACGAAGAAGTAGCTGTTGTTATTTTACCTTCAATTTTATATCGTAGTGGTCAAATATTGGATATGAAAAAGCTCACGGAAGCTGCTCATCAAAAAGGGATTTTGATTGGATTTGATCTATGTCATTCGGTTGGCTCCATACCGCATTCGTTACATGACATTGGTGCAGATTTTGCGTTTTGGTGTAACTACAAACATTTAAATGGTGGGCCAGGTTCGGTAGCGGGACTCTTTGTACATGAAAAGCATTTTGGCAGAACACCTGGTTTATTAGGGTGGTTTGGGTCTGATAAAACGAAACAGTTTGATTTGGAAATTGACATGACTCCAGCAGTAACTGCGGGAGCCTATCAGTTAGGAACACCACATATTTTAAGTTTAGCTCCTTTATATGGTGCTTTAGAAATGTTCAACGAGGTAGGAATTGAAGCAATTCGTGAGAAATCTTTAAAGTTAACAACGTATATGATGGAGTTAATCAATGCTCAACTTTCGGAGTATGGATTTGCATTTGGAAATCCAACTCGTGAGGATTCACGTGGTGGACATATATTTTTAGTTCATGACGATGCGGCGCGTATTTGTAAAGCTCTGAAGTCAGAAGGAGTCATTCCTGATTTTCGTGCACCAAATGGTATACGCTTAGCTCCAGTTGCTTTGTACTCGTCTTTTACGGATGTATGGGAAACGGTTCGAATTTTAAAATCTATTATGGAAGAGAAAAAGTATCAACGTTTTGAAAATCAAAGGGATGTTATTGCATAA
- the kynA gene encoding tryptophan 2,3-dioxygenase produces MQNHSISDLHEKLKSEKGIHTDFNNDMTYGEYLALDQVLSSQKLLSDHHDEMLFIIIHQVSELWMKLILHEMRSAITAIQQNKMQPAFKMLSRVSKIQTQIIQAWDVLATMTPSEYLEFRHTLGKASGFQSYQYRLIEFALGYKTNNILKIYQKDKELTKQLEDAYKAPSIYDVAIQALAREGLPVNKDLLNRDFSITYGGDDSVAAAWKEVYLNVDKYWDLYQLGEKLVDIEDWLQQWRFRHMKTVERIIGFKIGTGGSSGVNYLKKVLDHRFFPELWDLRTSL; encoded by the coding sequence ATGCAGAATCATTCAATTTCTGATTTGCACGAGAAATTGAAAAGTGAAAAGGGAATTCATACGGATTTTAATAACGATATGACCTATGGGGAATATCTAGCGCTAGATCAAGTATTATCTAGTCAAAAGTTATTATCAGATCATCATGATGAAATGCTGTTTATCATCATTCATCAAGTTAGTGAGCTGTGGATGAAACTGATTTTACATGAAATGAGAAGTGCAATTACAGCTATTCAGCAAAACAAAATGCAACCAGCATTTAAAATGCTTTCACGTGTATCGAAAATCCAAACGCAAATTATCCAAGCCTGGGATGTTCTTGCAACTATGACACCTTCCGAATATTTGGAGTTCCGTCATACGTTAGGAAAAGCATCGGGATTTCAGTCCTATCAATATCGTCTGATAGAATTTGCTCTAGGTTATAAGACGAATAATATATTGAAAATTTATCAAAAAGATAAGGAACTTACTAAACAATTGGAGGACGCTTATAAAGCGCCAAGTATATATGATGTTGCTATTCAAGCTTTGGCAAGGGAAGGGTTACCTGTAAATAAGGATTTACTAAATAGAGATTTTAGTATAACGTATGGTGGGGACGATTCTGTTGCGGCAGCTTGGAAAGAAGTTTATTTAAATGTAGATAAGTATTGGGACCTTTATCAGCTTGGTGAGAAACTAGTTGATATTGAGGATTGGTTACAACAATGGCGATTCCGACATATGAAAACGGTAGAACGAATTATTGGTTTTAAAATTGGTACTGGTGGGTCCTCTGGTGTGAATTATTTGAAGAAAGTACTAGATCACCGTTTCTTTCCGGAACTTTGGGATCTTCGGACAAGTTTATAA